One genomic window of Terriglobia bacterium includes the following:
- a CDS encoding P1 family peptidase has protein sequence MWGSCSLSFCTGLGLALSLFVLCPQAAGQKRARELGITPGVMPPGPLNAITDVAGVAVGHVTLWQGENVRTGVTAILPHSGNLFQQKVPAAVFVGNAFGKLAGSTQVEELGNLETPVVLTNTLNVAEGIAGVVEYTLAQPGNEQVRSVNAVVGETNDGTLNDIRGRHVSREQVLEAIRSAKGGPVPEGAVGAGTGTVCFGFKGGIGTSSRLVGAPQGGYTVGVLVQTNFGGVLEINGAPVGQELAKTRRRNPNSTPDGSCMVVVATDAPLDARNLKRLAARAMLGLGKTGSYSSNGSGDYVIAFSTAPDARVPADSKVRTLSPPLLTNDAVSPLFQAVKEATEEAVYNSLFMARTTTGFGGRTVEALPVDRVLEICRKYNAIREGK, from the coding sequence ATGTGGGGATCCTGTTCCTTGTCTTTCTGCACCGGACTGGGACTCGCGCTCTCTTTGTTCGTACTCTGCCCTCAGGCTGCGGGCCAGAAGAGGGCGCGTGAGCTCGGCATCACACCTGGGGTGATGCCGCCCGGACCACTGAATGCGATCACGGACGTCGCCGGGGTAGCGGTGGGCCATGTCACTTTGTGGCAAGGGGAGAACGTACGCACCGGCGTTACCGCCATCCTGCCCCACTCGGGCAATCTCTTTCAGCAGAAGGTCCCCGCTGCGGTCTTCGTGGGCAATGCCTTCGGTAAGCTGGCGGGCAGCACGCAGGTCGAGGAACTCGGAAATCTCGAAACGCCTGTCGTCCTGACCAATACCCTCAACGTGGCAGAGGGCATCGCCGGGGTGGTCGAATACACGCTGGCGCAGCCGGGCAACGAACAGGTTCGCTCCGTCAACGCAGTTGTGGGCGAAACCAACGACGGGACGCTCAACGACATTCGAGGACGCCACGTCAGCAGGGAGCAGGTGCTCGAAGCTATCCGGTCCGCAAAGGGCGGTCCGGTTCCCGAGGGCGCGGTGGGCGCCGGCACCGGAACTGTCTGCTTCGGCTTCAAGGGCGGCATCGGCACTTCCTCGCGTCTGGTCGGCGCCCCTCAGGGCGGTTACACGGTGGGCGTGCTGGTTCAAACCAACTTCGGCGGCGTGCTCGAAATCAACGGCGCGCCCGTGGGGCAGGAACTCGCGAAGACCCGCCGCAGAAACCCGAATAGCACGCCGGACGGCTCCTGCATGGTGGTTGTGGCGACCGACGCACCTCTCGATGCCCGCAATCTGAAACGCCTGGCAGCTCGTGCCATGTTGGGTCTGGGAAAAACGGGATCTTACAGCAGCAACGGCAGCGGCGATTATGTGATCGCGTTTTCCACCGCGCCCGACGCACGCGTCCCCGCGGATTCCAAGGTCCGGACACTCTCGCCGCCGCTACTGACCAACGATGCTGTGTCGCCGCTCTTCCAGGCGGTAAAAGAGGCGACGGAGGAGGCCGTCTACAATTCGCTCTTCATGGCAAGGACGACGACTGGATTCGGCGGGCGCACCGTGGAAGCGCTGCCTGTCGACCGAGTCCTGGAAATCTGCCGCAAATACAACGCCATTCGGGAAGGTAAATGA
- the glgC gene encoding glucose-1-phosphate adenylyltransferase yields the protein MHKTLGILLAGGAGERLFPLTRHRAKPAVPFGGCYRIVDVTLSNCINSGLRKVFILTQYKSLSLHRHIRNGWYNVVAKDLDEFIEVIPPQMRVGDNWYMGTADAVWQNLYSIKGVDQINFVMILSGDHIYKMNYYRMLKQHVDKQADVTIGAIQVPPEKAHLFGIMQVDESGRIRDFREKPCVMEQGSTVSGKIYASMGIYVFNKSLLAEILEEDAQNLDSTHDFGRDIIPGLIKRCSVYAHHFVDENKKEFQYWLDVGTLEAYYEANMDLIAVSPRFNLYDKEWPIRTYQPQYPPAKFVFAQKDQRMGVALDSIVSGGCIISGGRVVNSVLSPGVRINSYCEVDHSILFPHVEVGRHSRISKAIIDRGVRLPEKTIIGFDPEEDRRRFHVTESGIVVVALEDLRRGQSQEAGLASAASGSLLG from the coding sequence ATGCACAAGACTCTGGGCATTCTTCTTGCCGGGGGGGCGGGCGAGCGTCTGTTCCCTCTCACGCGGCACAGAGCCAAGCCGGCAGTTCCCTTCGGGGGATGCTATCGGATCGTGGATGTCACGCTCAGCAATTGCATCAACTCCGGCCTGCGCAAGGTCTTCATCCTGACTCAATACAAATCTCTGTCGCTGCACAGGCACATCCGGAACGGCTGGTACAACGTGGTTGCCAAGGACCTCGACGAGTTCATAGAAGTCATCCCGCCCCAGATGAGGGTTGGCGACAACTGGTACATGGGTACGGCGGATGCCGTCTGGCAGAACCTCTATTCGATCAAGGGTGTCGACCAGATCAACTTTGTCATGATCCTTTCGGGCGATCACATTTACAAGATGAACTATTACCGCATGCTGAAGCAGCACGTCGACAAGCAGGCGGACGTAACCATCGGCGCCATCCAGGTGCCGCCGGAAAAAGCCCACCTTTTTGGGATCATGCAGGTGGATGAGTCCGGCCGAATCCGCGACTTCAGGGAAAAACCGTGCGTAATGGAACAGGGCAGCACGGTATCAGGCAAGATCTACGCCTCGATGGGGATCTATGTTTTCAACAAATCGCTGCTGGCCGAGATACTTGAGGAAGATGCCCAGAATCTCGACTCCACACACGACTTCGGCCGGGACATCATCCCCGGGCTGATCAAGCGCTGCAGCGTCTACGCCCATCATTTCGTCGACGAAAACAAGAAAGAGTTCCAGTACTGGCTGGATGTGGGAACGCTGGAGGCGTACTACGAGGCCAACATGGACCTGATCGCGGTTAGCCCCCGTTTCAATCTCTATGACAAGGAATGGCCCATTCGTACCTACCAGCCCCAGTACCCGCCGGCCAAGTTTGTCTTTGCCCAAAAGGATCAACGCATGGGCGTTGCCCTCGACTCGATCGTGTCGGGAGGCTGCATCATAAGTGGCGGCAGGGTGGTGAACTCAGTGCTCTCGCCGGGGGTGCGCATCAACAGCTACTGCGAGGTTGACCACAGTATTCTCTTTCCGCACGTCGAGGTGGGGCGTCATTCGCGGATCTCCAAGGCCATTATCGACCGGGGTGTCCGCTTGCCAGAAAAAACGATCATCGGGTTCGATCCGGAAGAGGATCGAAGGCGGTTCCACGTAACCGAAAGCGGTATCGTGGTGGTCGCGCTCGAGGACCTGCGCCGCGGGCAAAGCCAGGAAGCCGGCCTCGCCTCAGCCGCCAGCGGTTCACTCCTGGGTTAA
- a CDS encoding toast rack family protein, with the protein MRDILWKASIAAAVLCSGCNLEQRVPVEMATMNQSRPIGSESSLQADVRLDIGSLEISGQSASRLYSATLEYDKSSYLPEINYEPGTEGRLTFKLESNHLGGIRTERQNNRLILSLTDALPVSLQVNTGVGDARLALSRLRLSRLDLEAGVGGARLSAYDPNPTVCDQIRLRNGVGSLDAVGLGNLNFRRFEFEGGVGGANLDFSGLWKQDAEVRVQVGVGGVDVKMPRDVGVRVSAEKHFLSGLRLDGFHRESGADYYSENYNEKKIHVSVVVTTGIGGFRITWI; encoded by the coding sequence ATGAGAGACATCCTCTGGAAGGCAAGCATTGCAGCGGCTGTTCTATGCTCCGGCTGCAACTTGGAGCAGCGGGTTCCCGTGGAGATGGCCACGATGAATCAGAGCCGCCCCATCGGCAGTGAGTCCTCCCTGCAAGCGGATGTACGCCTCGATATCGGCTCGCTCGAGATTTCGGGGCAAAGCGCGTCGCGACTGTACTCGGCAACCCTGGAGTATGACAAGTCCAGCTACCTACCCGAGATCAACTATGAGCCCGGCACCGAAGGACGCCTCACTTTCAAGCTCGAAAGCAATCATCTGGGGGGTATCCGGACCGAGCGGCAGAACAACAGGCTAATCCTCTCCCTCACGGATGCGCTGCCGGTCAGCCTTCAGGTCAATACCGGCGTGGGTGACGCCCGGCTCGCCCTGTCGCGCCTGCGCCTGAGCCGCCTCGATCTCGAAGCCGGCGTCGGCGGCGCCAGACTCTCCGCTTACGATCCGAATCCGACAGTCTGCGACCAGATCCGCCTCCGCAACGGCGTGGGCAGCCTGGATGCCGTCGGCCTGGGCAACCTCAATTTCCGCCGGTTTGAATTCGAAGGCGGAGTAGGCGGGGCCAACCTTGATTTCTCCGGCTTGTGGAAGCAGGACGCCGAAGTGCGAGTCCAGGTGGGCGTGGGAGGTGTAGACGTGAAGATGCCGCGCGATGTGGGCGTCAGGGTTTCCGCTGAAAAGCATTTCCTAAGCGGCCTGCGGCTCGACGGTTTTCACAGAGAATCCGGCGCCGACTACTACAGCGAGAATTACAACGAAAAGAAGATCCATGTTTCGGTGGTCGTCACGACCGGCATCGGCGGCTTCCGGATCACCTGGATCTGA
- a CDS encoding DUF5668 domain-containing protein, whose product MSAGSRKGALIFGVILICIGLAFFLSNWYSTLRAWQLVARYWPVLLILVGAKKLYFYFTWQEEPAAADPAARRLRRRRPSLLGGLLWAALGIVFLLKNFGIGPDLWAIARRYWPILLILLGLGKVIDYFRQKEGVSLKIGEVFGILFVLIIGLAISQIPDSAMKDILSTSINIGGTDVFIGTSHEYTQEFTYPLPAGIPLRIENSHGLVTVSPGSDGEVRIRLRKRVYEDDEARARQIADEIKIEGGEEGKAEASSFTVKSNRDDLSSKNYRFNTDMEILVPRKVQLDIQNPFGGVNVSGLDCKLNVQSSHQPLEVRECSGSFSVANSYGESRLANLTGNLSVDSHGRVTVETVKGDVDIRDQYSPVQINDIEGKVTVANEEGGIVIDHVSKPVIIDARGSQISVSNLGDSLKITSSHSRRIRVTDVAANVTLSSQYATATMKGVKGNVDVDANSGSVTLNDVGGYVKATAQGALVQVTRVGGPVEISTTLKEVIVNDFSKGCKVTNERGDVTLSTATLGKDEINVKNSNGEITLSLPPNSVFQIDATARNGRISTDFAGLEPTSGPGDITTIKKLKPGAPKIFLETENNDIFVRALEVERASRRDK is encoded by the coding sequence ATGTCTGCTGGTTCCCGCAAGGGCGCATTAATCTTCGGGGTGATCCTGATCTGCATCGGTCTGGCCTTTTTTCTTTCCAACTGGTATTCGACCCTCAGAGCGTGGCAGTTGGTCGCACGCTATTGGCCGGTCCTGCTGATTCTGGTCGGGGCGAAAAAGCTCTATTTCTATTTCACCTGGCAGGAGGAGCCGGCAGCCGCAGATCCCGCCGCGAGGCGCTTGCGAAGACGGCGGCCCTCGTTGTTGGGGGGCCTGCTCTGGGCTGCCCTGGGGATCGTGTTCCTGCTCAAGAACTTCGGCATCGGGCCGGATTTGTGGGCGATTGCGCGGCGTTACTGGCCGATTCTTCTCATCCTGCTCGGCTTGGGAAAGGTTATTGACTACTTCCGGCAAAAAGAAGGAGTTTCCCTCAAGATCGGAGAGGTTTTCGGCATACTGTTTGTGCTCATCATCGGCTTGGCGATCTCCCAGATCCCAGACAGCGCCATGAAGGACATCCTGTCAACATCCATAAACATCGGCGGCACCGACGTGTTCATCGGGACATCGCACGAGTACACTCAGGAATTCACGTACCCCCTTCCCGCAGGAATACCCTTGCGCATTGAGAATTCCCACGGCCTCGTCACCGTTTCCCCCGGCAGTGACGGCGAGGTTCGCATCCGCCTGCGCAAGAGAGTTTACGAAGACGATGAGGCGCGCGCCAGGCAGATCGCCGACGAGATCAAAATCGAGGGAGGGGAAGAGGGCAAGGCGGAGGCTTCGTCTTTCACAGTGAAATCGAACCGAGACGATCTGTCTTCCAAGAACTACCGCTTCAATACCGATATGGAGATCCTGGTCCCGAGGAAAGTGCAGCTGGATATCCAAAATCCTTTCGGCGGAGTGAACGTCTCGGGTCTCGACTGCAAGCTCAACGTCCAATCGAGCCATCAACCTCTGGAAGTGCGCGAGTGCAGCGGCAGCTTCTCGGTGGCAAACAGCTACGGCGAATCGAGGCTGGCAAACCTGACCGGCAACCTCTCGGTCGATTCCCACGGGCGGGTCACCGTGGAAACTGTCAAAGGCGATGTCGACATCCGCGACCAGTACTCTCCGGTGCAGATCAACGACATTGAGGGAAAAGTGACAGTCGCGAACGAAGAGGGCGGCATTGTCATCGATCATGTGTCAAAGCCCGTGATCATCGATGCCCGCGGGAGCCAGATCAGCGTGAGTAACCTGGGGGACAGCCTGAAGATCACCAGCAGCCACAGCAGGCGCATCCGGGTGACCGATGTGGCCGCCAATGTGACACTCTCAAGCCAGTACGCCACAGCCACAATGAAAGGTGTCAAAGGAAACGTGGACGTCGACGCCAATTCGGGCTCAGTCACTCTTAACGATGTCGGCGGTTATGTCAAAGCTACGGCACAGGGGGCGCTCGTCCAGGTGACCCGGGTGGGCGGTCCGGTGGAAATCAGCACGACCTTGAAGGAAGTGATCGTGAACGACTTCAGCAAGGGCTGCAAGGTGACGAACGAGCGCGGTGATGTCACACTGTCGACTGCGACGTTGGGAAAAGATGAGATCAACGTCAAAAACAGCAACGGCGAAATCACCCTGTCTTTGCCGCCGAACTCTGTTTTCCAGATCGATGCCACTGCCCGCAACGGTCGTATCTCAACGGACTTTGCCGGACTGGAACCCACTTCCGGACCCGGCGACATCACCACGATCAAAAAGCTGAAACCCGGAGCCCCCAAGATCTTCCTCGAGACGGAAAACAACGACATTTTTGTGCGAGCCCTGGAGGTCGAGCGGGCGAGCAGGCGCGACAAATAA
- a CDS encoding DUF5668 domain-containing protein, whose product MKCAYHPAVESQEFCSTCSRALCAECSHQIKGKVYCQDCLVRGAEWAAAVKDLRIPSDAPKRAAALSLIPGMGAVYNGDYQKAITQFAVFAALTIMGDNFSGVFGFGAFVFLIYTMFDSYRIAEARLRARMEQKPVPESPGKDKTVAAWGILLIGMGMLFLLKNFIHYPFLNRLWPLVFIGLGAYFVYRSLREREEESSARKTAAVSEHKD is encoded by the coding sequence ATGAAATGCGCATATCATCCCGCAGTGGAGTCCCAGGAATTCTGCAGTACGTGCAGCAGGGCCCTGTGCGCCGAATGTTCGCATCAGATCAAAGGCAAGGTTTATTGCCAGGATTGTCTCGTGCGCGGCGCGGAGTGGGCGGCTGCCGTCAAGGATCTCCGCATTCCCTCAGATGCGCCCAAACGTGCAGCTGCACTCTCTTTGATCCCCGGCATGGGAGCCGTCTATAACGGCGACTACCAGAAGGCCATCACCCAGTTTGCAGTGTTCGCGGCGCTCACCATCATGGGTGACAATTTCAGCGGGGTGTTCGGATTCGGGGCCTTTGTCTTCCTTATTTACACCATGTTCGATTCCTATCGCATCGCGGAAGCCAGACTTCGGGCACGGATGGAGCAGAAGCCCGTGCCCGAAAGCCCGGGCAAGGACAAGACGGTTGCCGCCTGGGGCATCCTCCTCATCGGCATGGGCATGTTGTTTCTGCTGAAGAACTTTATCCATTACCCTTTCCTCAACCGGCTGTGGCCGCTTGTCTTTATCGGGCTGGGAGCATATTTCGTCTACCGATCTCTGCGCGAACGGGAAGAAGAGTCGTCAGCCAGGAAGACGGCCGCGGTGAGCGAGCATAAGGATTAG
- a CDS encoding zf-HC2 domain-containing protein, which produces MKCGLIEERLSEYVERTLPHEEMVQVAEHLQECHSCLVLMEEMRSMLVTCRAFPSYEVDAALLDRILLRTSGRPRTRSFRERLRTHFLRPALTPRFAMSAGLGLLFVALAVDLMVPRANVLASVLSPKGLLLKMDRGVQQLYSEGLRLYNAKNEWQTQFSSIKNNVFGTLGDMIQKLDVPVEGKKKPAEQKQQEKNPGQKSSVWLFPA; this is translated from the coding sequence ATGAAGTGCGGATTAATAGAAGAACGCTTGAGCGAGTACGTCGAGCGCACCTTGCCGCACGAGGAGATGGTGCAGGTGGCAGAGCACCTCCAGGAATGTCACAGTTGCCTGGTCCTGATGGAGGAGATGCGATCCATGCTCGTCACCTGCAGGGCATTTCCATCCTATGAGGTGGATGCGGCGCTGCTCGACCGAATCCTGCTTCGGACCTCAGGGCGGCCACGGACACGCTCCTTTCGCGAACGCCTCAGGACCCACTTCTTGCGGCCCGCCCTGACCCCGCGCTTTGCGATGAGCGCCGGTCTGGGCTTGCTCTTCGTGGCCCTGGCGGTGGATCTGATGGTCCCGCGCGCGAATGTACTTGCCTCCGTTCTCTCGCCCAAAGGGCTGTTGCTCAAAATGGACCGCGGTGTGCAGCAACTCTATAGCGAAGGGCTGAGACTGTACAACGCGAAAAACGAGTGGCAAACCCAATTTTCCTCAATCAAGAACAATGTGTTCGGCACGCTGGGTGACATGATCCAGAAGCTGGATGTGCCGGTCGAAGGCAAGAAGAAACCGGCAGAGCAGAAGCAGCAGGAAAAAAACCCCGGCCAGAAGAGCAGCGTCTGGCTGTTTCCCGCTTAG